One window from the genome of bacterium BMS3Abin14 encodes:
- a CDS encoding cytochrome C biogenesis protein, with protein sequence MTSCKTNLPAICTLLMALALPTSALALTSSEVESELMCTCGCSMVLNTCSCGTADQMRKTISTMIREGKTKKQIINGFVLEAGDSILSSPPRKGFNMVAYAAPVVGLAFGGLIAVIFVRRWTTSSGSDAEDREDGGTEGGVDLITDEMQKKIDEELRKIEED encoded by the coding sequence ATGACATCCTGTAAAACGAATCTGCCGGCCATATGTACACTATTGATGGCGCTGGCCCTTCCTACATCCGCTTTGGCACTCACATCCTCGGAGGTTGAGAGTGAACTCATGTGTACCTGCGGATGCTCCATGGTCCTCAACACCTGCTCCTGCGGGACCGCGGACCAGATGAGAAAAACCATCAGCACCATGATCCGGGAGGGTAAAACCAAGAAACAGATCATCAATGGGTTCGTGCTGGAAGCGGGTGATTCCATCCTCTCTTCACCACCCCGGAAGGGATTTAACATGGTTGCCTATGCGGCACCGGTCGTAGGTCTCGCTTTCGGGGGTCTCATAGCCGTGATTTTCGTCAGAAGGTGGACTACTTCATCAGGCAGTGACGCGGAAGATCGGGAAGACGGGGGCACAGAGGGCGGCGTGGACCTCATTACCGATGAGATGCAGAAAAAAATCGATGAGGAACTCAGGAAAATCGAGGAGGACTGA
- a CDS encoding tetratricopeptide repeat protein yields the protein MVMAFTAVIFLAALYYTLSPLREGKTAWLDRENPADKHLSALETQKRIYLKALKDIEFEHATGKINDGDYTDLRGHYRREVSGILEEIEGLGDGNMGKPAEIDHVDDDPPPDDSGGIENSGGPDQIDDFDDDYDEGPEDEDEEEYFAPIKTGNREREIRLIWNRKGVILSLAGISLALVGFLFFSGSSKRAGNTNPPASAGYGNTPAAVTPPTETGLKQLIEYVQKNPWNVMALSTLGGYYMDHDKPMKALGLFERAEQNSPENISVLDQLGLLYRKIGDVDRAVEKLEKAHKIAPDNPEPTLHLGQIYLNEKNDSAKALILFREVLAKDPDGDMGKAAAVEIKKLGG from the coding sequence ATGGTTATGGCTTTTACCGCAGTTATCTTTCTGGCCGCCCTTTACTATACACTTTCCCCTTTGAGGGAAGGGAAAACGGCATGGTTAGACAGAGAAAATCCCGCTGATAAACATCTGAGCGCCCTTGAGACTCAAAAGAGAATATACCTGAAGGCACTAAAAGATATCGAGTTCGAACACGCTACAGGCAAGATCAACGATGGCGATTACACCGATCTTAGAGGTCACTACCGACGGGAGGTTTCGGGCATCCTCGAGGAAATTGAGGGCCTGGGAGACGGGAATATGGGCAAGCCGGCCGAGATTGACCACGTGGATGACGACCCCCCCCCGGATGATTCGGGAGGGATTGAGAATTCCGGGGGGCCGGATCAGATAGATGACTTTGATGATGATTATGACGAGGGTCCTGAAGATGAAGATGAGGAGGAATATTTCGCCCCCATAAAGACAGGGAATCGGGAGCGGGAAATCCGCCTGATCTGGAACCGTAAAGGGGTGATCCTCTCCCTGGCCGGGATTTCACTTGCCCTCGTCGGCTTTCTGTTCTTTTCAGGCAGCTCCAAAAGGGCAGGAAATACCAATCCTCCAGCTTCTGCCGGGTACGGCAACACCCCGGCGGCCGTAACTCCCCCCACCGAAACCGGGCTCAAACAACTCATCGAATACGTTCAGAAGAACCCATGGAACGTAATGGCGCTTTCAACCCTGGGCGGATATTACATGGACCATGACAAGCCCATGAAGGCGCTTGGGCTTTTCGAGAGGGCCGAACAGAACAGCCCGGAAAACATCTCTGTTCTCGACCAACTCGGTCTGCTCTACCGGAAGATCGGAGATGTGGACCGGGCGGTGGAAAAGCTGGAAAAGGCGCATAAAATAGCCCCCGATAATCCCGAGCCCACCCTGCACCTGGGCCAGATTTATCTGAACGAAAAAAATGACTCCGCCAAGGCACTGATACTCTTCAGGGAGGTCCTGGCCAAGGACCCGGACGGTGACATGGGAAAAGCTGCTGCCGTGGAGATTAAAAAGCTTGGTGGGTAA
- a CDS encoding cytochrome c-type biogenesis protein CcmE, with product MKKSNWRTLLVIFLVLGGVGYLIFSGVSETGVYYRTVSEVLDQLKAKDSGPIRVSGEVVDNTIDYNQTDMLLSFAIRDPKDSSKTIRAVYKGVAPDAFKADIEVVLEGKYDRANNTLHATMLLAKCPSKYVAEDSSL from the coding sequence ATGAAAAAATCTAACTGGAGAACCCTGCTGGTGATTTTTCTCGTTCTCGGAGGGGTCGGATATCTGATCTTCAGCGGGGTGTCAGAGACAGGGGTTTACTACCGGACCGTCAGCGAGGTACTTGACCAGTTGAAAGCGAAAGACAGCGGTCCCATAAGGGTCAGCGGCGAGGTCGTGGACAATACCATTGACTACAACCAGACCGACATGCTCCTTTCCTTCGCCATTCGCGACCCGAAAGATAGTTCCAAAACCATCCGGGCAGTGTACAAGGGCGTAGCTCCGGACGCCTTCAAGGCCGACATCGAAGTGGTCCTGGAAGGCAAATACGACCGCGCCAACAACACCCTCCACGCAACCATGCTACTCGCAAAATGCCCTTCAAAATATGTCGCTGAAGACAGTTCACTTTAG
- the ccmF_1 gene encoding cytochrome c-type biogenesis protein CcmF — protein MVSIGNYSQLLALFFSLAAIALLLAGIMKNDFRLILSGRRALVTIAFFTTTASIALVYLFLTNNFQVEYVASYSDRALPLFYKITAFWAGQKGSLLFWAWVLSLFSAIVAYNTRKEIDSKATPFIYTVLAATMVFFIALITFVTNPFDLLRFIPPDGKGLNPMLQNPGMIFHPPTLFLGYVGFTIPFAYAIAAMVSGDLDESWLKKIRVWNILAWVFLTIGIILGGQWAYVELGWGGYWAWDPVENASFIPWLVATAFIHTAIIQERRNIMKVWNMTLVLLTFVLCLFGTYLVRSGILQSVHDFGATGLGGYFLVFMGVVLIGGFSLIASNYHNLRSEKVLESYLSRESTFLFNNVILLALAFSTLFGTLFPLLSEAVTGNKITVSMPFFNRVNTPLFLALLLVTGLCPLIGWRKASADNLKKNFMLPFLMMITGMVVLIVAGIREFYPLVAFSLSIFVAVTILREFWTGTKARGKLKGEPLIIAFPRLLWKMRRRYGGFIAHLGLVLMVIGITASNAYKLENQATLTKGQALNIGAYSLRYDRIGKWHEWNREVYAATLSVFKNGVSLGTIKPEKRFYVNAEQPTTEVSLRSTLLEDLYVTMPAIGKNWEITLKVMVNPLLKWVWIGGFTMILGGLIAIIPGRKRRESSHDIL, from the coding sequence ATGGTATCTATCGGAAACTATTCTCAGCTTCTGGCGCTCTTCTTCTCGCTGGCGGCCATAGCGCTCCTCCTGGCCGGCATCATGAAAAACGATTTTCGCCTTATCCTGAGTGGGAGGAGGGCCCTCGTTACCATAGCATTTTTCACCACCACGGCCTCTATCGCCCTGGTCTATTTGTTCCTTACGAACAATTTTCAGGTGGAATATGTGGCATCCTATTCCGATCGGGCGCTTCCCCTGTTTTACAAGATCACCGCCTTCTGGGCCGGGCAGAAAGGCTCCCTGCTCTTCTGGGCATGGGTTCTGAGCCTGTTCAGCGCCATAGTCGCCTACAACACGAGGAAGGAGATCGACAGTAAAGCAACCCCCTTTATCTATACGGTACTTGCAGCTACCATGGTATTTTTTATTGCCCTGATCACGTTTGTGACAAACCCTTTCGATCTCCTCAGATTCATTCCACCCGATGGGAAAGGGCTTAACCCCATGCTCCAGAATCCGGGGATGATCTTCCATCCCCCCACCCTTTTCCTTGGGTACGTGGGCTTCACCATACCATTCGCCTATGCCATCGCGGCGATGGTGTCGGGGGATCTCGACGAATCATGGCTTAAGAAGATCCGCGTCTGGAACATCCTCGCCTGGGTTTTCCTGACCATAGGAATCATCCTGGGCGGTCAGTGGGCTTACGTCGAACTGGGATGGGGCGGGTACTGGGCATGGGACCCGGTTGAGAATGCCTCCTTCATCCCATGGCTCGTCGCCACGGCATTTATCCACACCGCCATAATCCAGGAGAGGAGGAACATCATGAAGGTGTGGAATATGACGCTCGTCCTCCTGACCTTTGTCCTGTGCCTCTTCGGGACCTATCTCGTCAGAAGCGGGATTCTCCAGTCCGTCCACGATTTCGGCGCAACGGGCCTTGGAGGCTATTTCCTTGTGTTCATGGGGGTCGTCCTCATCGGCGGCTTTTCCCTTATCGCGTCAAACTACCATAATCTAAGATCAGAAAAGGTCCTGGAATCCTATCTGTCAAGGGAGAGTACCTTCCTGTTCAACAACGTCATCCTCCTGGCCCTGGCTTTCTCCACCCTGTTCGGAACGTTGTTTCCCCTACTCTCCGAGGCTGTCACGGGCAACAAGATCACCGTCAGCATGCCCTTTTTCAATCGGGTAAATACGCCTCTCTTCCTGGCCCTCCTTCTTGTCACCGGCCTGTGTCCTCTCATCGGCTGGAGAAAGGCCTCCGCGGACAATCTGAAAAAGAACTTCATGCTCCCATTTCTGATGATGATCACGGGCATGGTCGTTCTCATAGTCGCAGGGATAAGGGAATTCTATCCGCTGGTCGCTTTCTCCCTCTCCATCTTCGTAGCCGTGACAATCCTGAGGGAGTTCTGGACCGGCACCAAAGCGAGGGGAAAGCTGAAGGGTGAACCGCTGATAATCGCCTTCCCTCGCCTTCTCTGGAAGATGAGGAGACGATACGGGGGATTTATTGCGCACCTCGGCCTTGTGCTTATGGTCATCGGCATCACCGCATCGAATGCCTACAAGCTTGAAAACCAGGCCACGCTCACCAAGGGACAAGCCCTGAATATTGGCGCCTACAGCCTGCGCTACGACAGGATTGGGAAATGGCATGAATGGAACAGGGAGGTCTACGCGGCCACGTTGTCGGTATTCAAAAACGGTGTCTCCCTGGGAACCATCAAGCCGGAGAAGAGATTTTACGTCAACGCCGAACAACCTACCACTGAGGTCAGCCTCAGATCTACCCTGCTGGAGGACCTGTACGTAACCATGCCTGCCATAGGTAAAAACTGGGAGATCACCTTGAAAGTCATGGTGAACCCGCTGCTGAAGTGGGTGTGGATAGGAGGTTTTACAATGATCTTAGGTGGACTGATCGCCATTATTCCAGGGAGAAAAAGAAGGGAGAGTTCCCATGACATCCTGTAA
- the yccM_1 gene encoding putative electron transport protein YccM — MHRFLFRRLFQSVLGVGVTNAYLGGFKPPGALWQGQSKGFCVPTLNCYACPGSLFACPIGTLQHFVIIRSVPVYFTGLFVTLSMSVGRMACGTLCPFGFLQDLLYKFRSFKIRIPSWMTYLKYASLVGLAIIIPFYTLQPWFSKLCPVGTLIGGLPWVTINPEIRAMIHELFWVKIAILIAVVSLAAVAKRPFCRVACPLGAIYSLFNRISILRLAWNEAECSHCDKCTRICPMDIPIYKDANNHNCIRCLDCTQCPAVSITHAFAGARLPASEPTADVPAGIPATA, encoded by the coding sequence ATGCATAGGTTCCTTTTCAGGAGATTGTTTCAGTCTGTTCTGGGCGTGGGGGTGACCAACGCCTACTTGGGTGGATTCAAACCTCCCGGGGCTCTCTGGCAGGGGCAATCAAAAGGGTTCTGTGTGCCGACCCTCAACTGCTATGCCTGTCCCGGGTCCCTTTTTGCCTGCCCCATCGGAACCCTCCAGCATTTTGTAATAATCAGGTCCGTGCCGGTGTATTTTACCGGACTTTTCGTCACCCTCAGCATGAGCGTCGGCAGGATGGCCTGCGGCACCCTCTGCCCATTCGGTTTTCTCCAGGACCTGCTCTACAAATTCCGTTCGTTCAAGATCAGAATCCCATCCTGGATGACCTACCTCAAGTATGCCTCTCTCGTGGGGTTGGCAATCATTATTCCGTTCTACACGCTGCAGCCCTGGTTTTCCAAACTATGTCCCGTGGGAACCCTTATCGGCGGGCTGCCCTGGGTCACCATTAACCCGGAGATCCGTGCGATGATCCATGAGCTTTTCTGGGTCAAGATCGCCATTCTCATAGCGGTGGTGAGCCTGGCGGCTGTTGCAAAGAGACCGTTCTGCAGGGTCGCCTGCCCGCTGGGGGCAATCTATTCACTTTTCAACCGGATCAGCATTCTCAGATTGGCCTGGAACGAGGCCGAATGTTCCCATTGCGACAAGTGCACCCGCATTTGCCCAATGGACATACCTATATACAAGGACGCTAACAACCACAACTGCATCCGGTGCCTGGACTGCACCCAGTGCCCTGCGGTGTCCATTACCCACGCATTTGCGGGTGCCAGGCTGCCTGCCTCAGAACCCACCGCCGACGTTCCTGCGGGTATACCCGCCACCGCGTAG